The Cryptomeria japonica chromosome 2, Sugi_1.0, whole genome shotgun sequence region ATACTTCATATTTTCATGAAAAAGCATTTTTTTGGTCTCACATGGCTTAGATTTCGTTGGTTTTTGGGAAGCAAGAGATACtaaaaaatctattttaatttgACACTCTTAGCGTGCCCTTTTCTTGAAATTATATATGTTTATGGCCATTTGTGTATCTCACTCGTATAGGTTTGGGCCTTCTATATATGTTTTAAATGCtgccaaataattattttttaataacccCAAATTTTAATACTTTACGTTTTCGTGATAAAGTGTTGTTTGTGTCTCACATGACTCACGTTTCGTTGGTTTTTTCGTAAAAAAGAGATATAGGAATCTACCATAATAAAAAACCACCTATAGGGATCTACAATTCCACAAACACTTCAAAAATTGAGTTGCAACAATATGGCTAAAGTGGCAGTTGTTTATTATGGGTTGATCATGGCTTGGAAAAAGGGACTTAAGTGTGCCATTATTGAAGGTGACTTAAGAAATACCATCAGGATGCTTAGAAAGGAAACAAAACCGGATTGGAAAATTAATTCTCTCATTGCCAAGTGTCACGAGCTCCTTCCTTTCTGGGAGACGTCAGGTTTTGTGACATGAGATGGGAAGGCAACTGTGTGGAAGATAAGTTGTAGGGGATGGGCGCGcatgttaataattttaaaatatgcatCCACTTGCACGAAATACCGGTGGAGGCTCGTGCCATGATCTTGAAGGACTCATCAATTAATGATGCATAATCTCAaagttggattttttgaacttttCCACCTTGCCATTTCCTTTCCTTGTTGGTTAAGTTGGTGAGATTTAAAAATCATTGATGGTACTACCTACCACTATATTCCCCAAGCTTGCCAGTTCCTCAACTTGGTTTTATATCTTGTAACTATGGGTGGCTATTTGATTTAGACTGAACCTGACAATTGCTCCAAATTCAAAAATAATGAGGAGGCGTGGGACAGGGTGATTAAAGGGAACCTATATAACAATGTTGAATGGATGACTAGCCATGAGTCTAAGCTCTCTCCTAATTTTTTTAATGCTTGGGACAATAGGAACGTGAACAATGGCATTGTTACTTTTGTGGTTTTGACAAGGACTTCTAGGAAGGTGACAAGGTTGGACCTTGATGATGTGTCCTTCCCAAAAAATCCCGAAGGGAATTACGAGGATGACTTTGACCAGCTTTTTGAACGGAGAGAGGGAGTTTCCAAGCAACAAAGTGGCTACAACAGGGACGATCTCCTCTACATTAGGAAGGATGTGGCTTTGATGGTAATGAATTACTTCACCTTGGACGGTAAGAAAAGAAGCTTCCATATGTAGACTTTTCCGATACTATCATCTCTAGTATTGGGTATGAATGAATTTCCCCTTTTGGATTATGtcctatttttctcaatctatttGTAAATCCATGAAAAAGGGCAAACCCCCTCTCCACGATGGTGGTATATGGAGTGTGTATAGTTTCTACTTGCCTTTATCCCCCTCTATTGGGGTCCCTTCCATTGCGGACGGGTCTACCTCTGATCCGAATCTGAATATTTACCTTATTGTTACCCCCTCTAATTTTGTAGAGTAGATTATGCCTCACTCTAGTTCTAAGTTTCCCAATAGTAAAAACCCTGCTATAATAGCCAAATTTAGGGGCATTGTTACTTCCAAATTTAGGGGCATTGTTACTACCAAGATGTGGGTGTCCAGTTTCAGATACAACAAGATGTGGTTAATGGGATTGTTCATTCTTGCTTTAAGTCTCTATCCTCAGAGGATTTAGGCTCCTCGGATAGCTTAAGGGCGGATTCGTCCCTTGCTAATATTGAAGGAAACCCTAGTCCTCCCCCTTAAACCTTCCTTAGTAATTCCAACCTTAAGAGCACCACTTCAACTGTAGAAAAAATTGTGAAGCACCTGCATGAGGACGCTCAAATTTAGGAAGAGTTGATTGAATGTctcttcttgcaaatgaatgtggcCATGAATAAGAACAATGGGCTTGAGGCGACAGCCTTGGGTTGATGAGTTGGATGGGGATAGAGTTTGGAAAATTGGTAATGATCTTATGGGCATTATGGGGTAGTGGGAAATGGTGGGTGGAAATTTTACTGACACGGACTCTATGATAAAGAATCCGGGTAGCAAGCATGAGCTTGAAGAGGTCAACAAAACCTAGGGGGGCCTTAAAAACAAAATTGAGGAGGTCAACTATGCTTGCAGAGATGTGGCTAGCAAGGACAATGCCTCCCTATAGGCTATCCATgatgagatagaaatgacaaggGTGAAAGAGTGATGGCACATGGATTCCTTTCCCATGGAATCCGGCCCCATTGCATTGATGATTAAGGCTAGCCGTGACTCTGCGTTGCTCTCCTAAATGGTTCTGGGATTAGTTCAagtgaaaaaattattttttcagatAAAGTGCTTAGTTTGTGTCAAGATTGGCAGGACAAGGATACCCCCAAGTAGTAGGCCATCAGTTGGTGCCTGTGCGCGAGAGATGTTTTGTGTTTTGGTGGACctacatttttttaatattttttttctacaTGTTGGTTTTTTAGTTTAGGTGTTGGTTGTCTGTTCTCCCTGCtaggttttttgttgtgtttggtaGGGTTTTTTTTGGTTGGTTGTGCATCCCTCAGCCACTCTTGGTGTCGCTTTGTGGTTATGCATTGGTACAGGCCTATCCCACCTTTATTAATGAAAACAATATGGGGGAAAACCATCCTTGCTGAGAACTCTATCTCAGAAGCATGACTGAGATTAGGTCAAAGTAACAGCTTGGTTAGAAGAAAAATTTGGAACAGTTACTTGAATTGAAGACCCTAGAAGAAGGCTTTGGCTTGAAAGAAACCTTCCGAGATTAGATTTGAGGGAAGGGGAATCGAAAAAGGACACTGTGAAGACTACCAATTGAGAATTCTTGGTTGGCCTCTAAGAAGGAGCTTCTTCAAACATTACAAGAGACATATTTATGTATTTCATTATAGAGAAAGAGGCTAAatttgatgcaaatgaacatagatTAGAGTTACAGAACGAATCATTAAACACCCTTATTTCTTCATTGTGGGTGGCGTGATAGGCTGAGGTGAAATGACCCAGATTATCCATATGCTCATCCACTATAGTTAACTTATTTCTATCACAATTTGTTGAACCCAACAATCATATTTAGATTTAATaacaatagattgaaaagaattttATATAGATCAAGAAGAAGACAAAGCAAGAGTAGAATATTTGCGTGTTCTAACGGATGGAGATCGCACCTCAGAAAAATTCCCATCTGATTTCCTAATGTTTGAATGATGTCCAAATCTCAATATTCCGATGGGAGAGAGTGCCAAAATACCCAGAAGAGGGAAAAATTTATTATGGTTAAATGGGGGTTAAAATTAGGTACCCATGATTGAGTAAACAAGCCAAGACCCTCAAAAAACCAAGATTTGCATCTATGAGTACAATCTTGATCAGACTTAATagaaaatatcataataaaaaatcCATTACCATTATCgttataaaaaaaatcattaaccCCAATTTGAAAGCTTATTAATATTTGGAGAGAAATTCCAGATCTTACCAATAAGAGCCCTGCTTTGAAGCTATGAGAGATATCTTGAAACTCGCTCCTCTAAAAATGACACTTTAAATACCTCAATGCCCTCCCACTGACCAATATTTTGAGAAATAAGAGGCTTCTCATAAACCAAAGGACAGATTGGTTCATTACTCACTCACCTTTTAAGATCCAAcgtttttatacttaaattaaatattaattaaaattcaagttatattatgattaattgaaatatttaaagcTAGTTTatagtttttcaaaattttgattagtaataaatattatatgtattgtattttatatatTTTCAATCCTAAATTGAATCATTATATAGTTAAAATAAGATTATATAATTTtggttataaaaaaataaatagctcttaaattaatttaatgctttctaattaattatttttataatcatatcttaattaaaaatataaaataattatgatTCCAACTTAATCTCTCTAACTATAATTATAACAATAAATTTAttcttaaatataatattttattataattatctaAAAAGATTATAAATATATTTGAACTATTTTCAACTTTGCTCTTAATCTTTATTCTACCTAATTATGCCTCATCTTAATTTTAATCCTCATTAATTttgattccataaaattaaaaaatttaaatattataaaaataaatgagaTAGAGTAAAATCTAAGCATTACTAAAGTCAAACAATAATTCATTTCAATTAATCGAACAAGATAGGTTGATCAACtattaaaatgattttaaatacaATAGTAACATCTATGCCATGAGTAGCTTGTAAGGAGCATTATAAATGGAAGAATCATGTCACACATTCAATCAATGCAACGACGATACAAACCAGTCCCCTTGTACGATGTTGTCACTGAATAATGCAATAATAAGACAGAATTCTTTGAAGAGGCCCAACTAAGTGCTGTAGGGGACGTTTATGCATCCACTCCAAGCACTTTTGGAATGAACATAAACCTTACCATATTGGCTGGTCAATCTCTAATTAATCAACGTTATTAATATTTTGGGAACATAAAGTTATCATTTAGCTGAAAAGAAGACAGAGCGACATGGCATGAATTGTGCTGTTTGCTGCTACACTAATTAGCTGTGTGGCTCACCAACACCccgaaatgtttttttattaaaagctCTACACAAAAATTCTAGCATAAGGTGTGACtggaatggaagaaagaagttCAGATGTTTATTCCAACACCATGGCCATTGGAATGGTCATTCACGGAAAGTACAAAAGATGCGCTCTGTTTATCCCTCAACTTCTTCATTATGTGATTCGTTATCTCTATGCAATTTGTATTTTCTGTTTAATCTGCTGTAAGCTTAATTTTTTTCTGTTTTCTTAACATTCTCATCTCGAAATATTTCTCCCCATTATTGTTGTTCCCGCCACTTTGCTTCCGAGATTTTACGAAAGGAATTTGCAAGCACACAAATATGTTTCCAAGATGGTAGAGGGGAATCATCACTATTCAATAGCTCTGCACTGCGGACTGAACATGAATGATCTGATGTTAAGTGATTGACATTAAGCTTTCTGTTGATTaaaaaatttggataaaataagaaattttaatttttttttttgtcaaatttgaaTCGTTTTAAATGAATCTATTATTTATAAAActagttgaatgaacataataaggatAAGACTGGATACCCTCAATTTCTGATTTCTtatcataattgattgatcaagTATTAAATGTTTTAGGCATCCAAATAATACTGACTTCAAATCTTCTATAATTAAAAATACTATTAAACACCAAACAAAAATCATAATAACATCTATACTCTTTAATCCAACGATAATACAAACCATTCCACGAATACAGTGTTATCAGTAAAGAATACAATAATAAGACAATTCCTTGAAGATGCCCAACTAAGTGCTGTAGGGAACGTTTATGCATCCACTCCAAGCACTTTTGGAATGAATATAAAACTTACATTGCCTTGTTGTCCACAACTGCAATGCTATTAATATTTGGAgaacataaaataataatttagctataaaaaaaaaacacaatgaaatgaaATCTATTAGTTGGCAAAAACACAGCTAAATCTTGAATTGCTGTGTTTACCACTACATAAATCAGCTGTGTGGCTCACCAACACCCGgatatgttttttaattaaaaagtcTACACAAAATTCTAGCGTAAGgtgtgattggaatggaagaaagaagttCAGATGTTTATTCCAACACTATGGCCATTCATAGAAAGTGCAGAAGATACGCTCCGTTTATCCCTCAACTTCTTCTCCTTGGAGAGTCGTTCAGCCATTCTGGCAAGTGGAAATGATAGTTATGGTGAGAACAAAATGATAGGAAACCAGGATCTGAAAATACAAGGAAGAGTTAGAGAGTTATGGGAGATACTTAGTCAATGCCATCCTATTTGTGTAGTCGTTCTTCACTGTCTCAGGACGCCCAGTCTCCAAATTTAAACTTCTAACAGGCTTATCCAATAGTTCCTGGCCTTTCTTCACAAGATTCCTCAGGTTCTCATCCGTACTGAGGTCCATCTTTGCTTCGCTTCCTTTTAGTTGCCATTCCTACACTATGAAAGCCCACATGTTAACCATACAGAAAATTACAGCAGAAACATGGTCTGTAGAATTATAGATCTAGAGGCCTTATCGTTTCAAGGAACATTATTGGAAACTATGAAAAAGACCTGGAGTCTAAGATAGTTTTCTTTGACATGATGGAGCATCAAAGCTGTATGAATGTTGACCATGTCTGAACTTGCATTCATGATAGATTCTATGAGAGGGGTTCTTCCATCGTGAGTAATCCACTTCAAGCTTCCCCATGTGGCAGCCTTTTTTGCGCCCCATTCAATACCCTCTTCTAATCCCGTTCCAAGAGAAAGTACAATAAAGTGGTCAAGGTGCTCCTGTAAATAACAACCTCTGGTTAACATAGTTGAGCTTCTAATTAATATTTCCCAGCATCAAGCATTCGTTTTATATGAGATGTTTATTCTAAATAGTATcaaaatacaatacaatacaatacctTTTTGTTACTATTCTTGTATCCTGATGAACTGCTCGAGTGACtaagttcattgctatcaaggtctGCATAATTAGAAAATTGTTGTGAGACCCTTATAATAGTTTATTGATGTGAAATAAAAATCTGATCAAAATCTCTACTCATAATACAAGCAGGCATTACAGGATTATTAGCCGCTACTCCTCCATCTACTAAGTTAAAAACTTGGGTCTTTCCGTCACTGGAATTTGTTGTAAACTGGTGAGATGGAAAATAGGTAGGAGCTGCAGTTGTGGAGAGGCATACGTCCATTAGATGTGGATTCTTCAGCGGATCTACTTTCGCCTGCACATATCATCGTAAGAATCATCCTCGTCTATTCTTCATCTTCATAACTCAAGATCATcctataaaataaaatgaaatacctCATGACTGGCGAAAATTGTAGGAAACTGCGTCTTGATATCGAAGGTGGGTATCACCAGGTTAGTAGCCGTATCACACAGCCGTCTTTCGTGAAATTTCTCTTGTTCTAAGATATCGACCAGATGTTTGCCATTGTATTTGGGACCAAAAATGCCGTGAAAAATATTCCATTTGCTACGAGTCCAACAACAAGAGAAGTTTTGCGTAAACACAACAAATACTTATTGCAAGAGAATTTTACTCCAAATATTGCAATCACTTGCTACTAACCTTGGTTGAGGAAATATCAAACTCGCATTCTTCAAGTAGAAATCTTCAATTTTCTGGGTACTAAAAGGACGATTGTGTTTGTGGTCATTCGGGTCTATAGTGGCTAACATTGTGGTGATGAGACCTCCAGTGCTGGTACCTGCCATTATATTGAAATAATCTGCTAGTCTGGCATCTTCCCCATCCAATTTCTGATAAAAACGAAGCATTTCAGTAAGTAATACATTTGTGCAAATAAAACTATATGAATTGTGCAGCTAAAGAATACAATTTATAAACTGTACCTGCAACTGGTGCTCTAAGAATTTGAGCAATTGCACAGGAATAAGACCCCGTACTCCTCCTCCATCGACACTCAGGATTCTAGCACCCACGTCCCCCGAGACATCGATTGGAAGAAGCTCCTGATTCGACATCGGttgcaagaattggaagaatgtATGGACAGACTTACAAGGAATTAGCTATATTGAATTTGCCCCTACAATAACTATGCATATATAGAGGATAGATGGAGCTTACGAGCACATGGTACATGGCTCTATATAAAAACATGTTAAACAATCATTATCCATCGGTCTGCGAGCAGCCCGAAAATGCCATAAACAAACCTTTCTTTTCACGTCTCCACCTTATCATCATCGAGAATTTAAAT contains the following coding sequences:
- the LOC131051965 gene encoding patatin-like protein 2; this encodes MSNQELLPIDVSGDVGARILSVDGGGVRGLIPVQLLKFLEHQLQKLDGEDARLADYFNIMAGTSTGGLITTMLATIDPNDHKHNRPFSTQKIEDFYLKNASLIFPQPSKWNIFHGIFGPKYNGKHLVDILEQEKFHERRLCDTATNLVIPTFDIKTQFPTIFASHEAKVDPLKNPHLMDVCLSTTAAPTYFPSHQFTTNSSDGKTQVFNLVDGGVAANNPVMPAYLDSNELSHSSSSSGYKNSNKKEHLDHFIVLSLGTGLEEGIEWGAKKAATWGSLKWITHDGRTPLIESIMNASSDMVNIHTALMLHHVKENYLRLQEWQLKGSEAKMDLSTDENLRNLVKKGQELLDKPVRSLNLETGRPETVKNDYTNRMALTKMAERLSKEKKLRDKRSVSSALSMNGHSVGINI